In one window of Cydia pomonella isolate Wapato2018A chromosome 16, ilCydPomo1, whole genome shotgun sequence DNA:
- the LOC133526681 gene encoding centrosomal protein of 162 kDa → MAQSSVSVRDYTSNSNDNSLSTKEFLQNEQSCENFKDSDEEIKMILTEINKLSGGNNNSLLAGETDDVDVILKRAEDIAFETENLLKSSPIASVLNIAPETSNNKVPEIKVTKPADNENKIENKTPVHKVIKQSSKETEARRKAKARPYSAGVIDSKKRESAKVARFVTNSPKRAVTCKHEPLIEELKDTNERAKSLELANVQLTDDNKVLRKQLEKVNEEKHVADLKLVECEKFIGRLGKEYENRNAELKAVRQNESKLMAELQKERNERKNLAIQRDKDSTITQDLQRQVKEMEMILRRKHPDSVSALIVAAKSSTVEDNKKKLLEERIARLEQELKDKETHFQGILLTLQEKFGDMKQKYESHIIDVERQLMEDRKVNTELKNKLNKLNLVDTASQTVPRGQHSVSTQTVLKPDRASSAVAVSRMTQNSALLINRLKEDSYLCATIKGLQAELTAKQRTIAKINRETEELRKNLRSLQKEKEVLLHLNPQKKPGYRPSAKSAENILVKVTSEMEAELSESKKHQEVLMQERSSLLDSLKRTNEEFILLKKKRIQDLHTLQLAHEKELMQMNMQVYPLQEEIKLLTRTVEILQERVRAADDKLVKYQASSKEYDVHAGGDNPNFRNRKDTGR, encoded by the exons ATGGCACAGAGTTCTGTCTCCGTGCGAGATTACACTAGTAATTCTAACGACAATAGTTTGTCTACTAAAGAGTTTCTACAAAATGAACAATCTTGTGAGAACTTTAAAGACAGTGACGAAGAGATCAAGATGATATTGACTGAAATTAACAAGCTTTCTGGTGGCAACAACAACAGTCTACTAGCTGGTGAAACAGACGATGTTGATGTGATACTCAAGAGAGCGGAAGATATTGCATTTGAAACAGAGAACTTATTGAAAAGTAGTCCCATAGCATCTGTTCTAAACATAGCGCCAGAAACAAGTAACAATAAAGTACCAGAaattaaagttacaaaaccagcaGATAATGAAAACAAGATTGAAAATAAAACTCCTGTGCACaag GTGATTAAGCAGAGTAGTAAAGAAACCGAAGCACGACGTAAAGCCAAAGCGAGACCTTATTCAGCCGGTGTCATCGATTCCAAGAAAAGAGAGTCTGCGAAAGTCGCCAGGTTTGTCACAAATTCACCAAAACGTGCCGTAACTTGCAAACACGAGCCGCTGATTGAAGAATTAAAAGACACCAATGAAAGAGCCAAAAGTCTAGAGCTTGCTAACGTACAATTGACAGACGACAATAAAGTTTTGAGAAAGCAATTAGAAAAAGTCAACGAAGAGAAACATGTTGCTGATCTCAAGTTGGTCGAATGTGAAAAGTTTATCGGACGCCTAGGGAAGGAATATGAGAATAGAAACGCCGAACTGAAAGCGGTGAGACAAAATGAGAGTAAATTAATGGCGGAACTGCAGAAGGAACGTAATGAGAGGAAGAATTTAGCGATACAACGCGACAAGGACTCTACTATCACTCAAGATTTGCAGAGGCAAGTCAAGGAAATGGAAATGATTTTGAGGAGGAAACATCCGGACTCTGTTTCAGCGTTAATAG TTGCTGCAAAATCGTCAACTGTCGAGGACAATAAGAAAAAGTTATTAGAAGAACGTATCGCGCGTTTGGAACAAGAACTAAAAGACAAAGAGACCCATTTCCAAGGAATTCTGCTGACCCTCCAAGAAAAGTTTGGTGACATGAAACAAAAGTATGAGAGCCACATAATAGACGTGGAACGTCAGTTAATGGAAGATCGAAAAGTAAACActgaattgaaaaataaattgaataagcTTAATTTGGTGGATACAGCTTCCCAAACTGTACCAAGGGGTCAGCACTCTGTAAGTACGCAGACGGTTCTGAAACCTGACAGGGCGTCTTCTGCCGTGGCCGTGAGCAGGATGACGCAAAATTCGGCGCTTCTTATAAACAGACTGAAAGAAGATAGTTATCTGTGTGCTACTATAAAGGGTCTGCAGGCGGAACTGACTGCCAAACAACGAACTATTGCCAAAATTAACCGAGAAACTGAAGAACTGAGGAAGAATTTACGTAGCCTACAAAAGGAAAAAGAAG TGTTGCTACATTTGAATCCTCAAAAGAAACCGGGCTATCGACCAAGCGCCAAATCAGCCGAGAACATTCTAGTCAAAGTGACCTCAGAGATGGAAGCCGAATTGTCAGAGAGTAAGAAACATCAAGAAGTGCTGATGCAAGAAAGAAGCAGCTTGCTTGACTCGCTCAAACGGACAAATGAGGAGTTCATACTGCTTAAGAAGAAAAGAATTCAGGAT CTTCACACCCTTCAACTGGCTCACGAAAAGGAGCTGATGCAGATGAACATGCAAGTCTATCCTCTGCAGGAAGAAATCAAGCTTCTAACTAGAACCGTGGAAATACTCCAAGAACGTGTGAGGGCTGCCGACGACAAGCTCGTGAAGTACCAAGCCAGCTCTAAAGAGTATGACGTCCATGCGGGCGGTGACAACCCTAATTTTAGAAATAGAAAAGATACTGGGCGTTGA
- the LOC133526690 gene encoding uncharacterized protein LOC133526690 isoform X2, translated as MADPEAYSPTILDYLNEDCWRAVLEYVPIRDIICTERASRRWQRAMLAYLRDVRIGIGSWMFRFSKEFTFRRIMRWEIPEHSFKKWTHKLGTSVVAIYCVSQEMLQIISGNCPHVEVLIIYDPEEKMLLKNQIKNLDRLRKLSFQKCYSVSDQCISEFIGSKALEELTIGCNDEVTGQCLINIKSRKLKSLTLSTCRSLQYHHLEKACHRFKELTKLELDDLPIQLYEHIPSLLDNLPKLEVLSIIEFELDFIDLDKNYYNSICKLSSLKYLCLHVPNITNEDLDKVTRCCKELRSLDIKVYSFSDLDARCLTTICLNAGARLTTLRFTNCDNLTDDELLRCIYTCPNLTLLDISACCLLTQNFLGQAAAARREMRSHNPLRLFVDNTSMNHHYGMDFKELIIDRCMCSRKIWC; from the exons ATGGCAGATCCAGAGGCATATTCGCCAACAATACTAGACTATTTAAACGAGGACTGTTGGCGTGCTGTGCTTGAGTATGTGCCTATAAGAGACATCATATGCACGGAGCGCGCTAGTCGCCGCTGGCAAAGAGCGATGCTGGCATACTTGCGAG ACGTACGAATTGGTATAGGAAGCTGGATGTTCCGATTCAGCAAGGAGTTTACCTTCCGTAGAATAATGCGGTGGGAAATTCCTGAACATTCATTTAAGAAATGGACCCACAAACTAGGCACATCAGTGGTGGCCATTTACTGCGTTTCGCAGGAGATGTTACAAATCATCAGTGGAAACTGTCCACATGTAGAAGTTCTTATA ATTTACGATCCAGAAGAAAAAATGTTactaaaaaatcaaattaaaaacttagATCGCCTGCGGAAGCTTTCCTTCCAAAAATGTTATTCT GTCTCGGACCAATGTATCAGTGAATTTATTGGCAGCAAAGCCTTAGAAGAATTAACAATTGGCTGCAATGACGAAGTGACTGGTCAATGTTTGATTAATATAAAGTCGAGGAAGCTAAAATCCCTTACATTATCCACTTGTCGATCTTTACAGTACCATCACTTGGAAAAAGCCTGCCACCGTTTCAAAGAGCTGACAAAACTCGAGCTTGACGATCTTCCCATTCAATTATACGAACACATACCTTCGCTCTTAGACAATTTGCCAAAATTAGAAGTTTTGAGTATAATTGAGTTTGAGTTGGATTTTATTGATCTTGACAAGAATTATTATAATTCTATTTGTAAACTTAGCAGCTTAAAGTATTTGTGTCTACATGTGCCGAATATTACGAACGAAGACTTGGATAAAGTGACACGGTGCTGCAAGGAACTACGATCATTGGATATTAAGGTTTATTCCTTTAGTGACTTAG ATGCTCGATGTTTGACGACAATCTGCCTAAACGCCGGAGCGCGCCTGACTACACTACGCTTCACAAACTGTGACAACTTGACCGATGACGAATTACTACGCTGTATTTACACATGTCCTAATCTCACG TTACTAGACATCAGCGCATGCTGCCTACTTACGCAGAACTTTTTGGGGCAAGCAGCGGCCGCGCGACGTGAGATGCGTTCGCATAATCCCCTACGTCTTTTTGTGGACAATACTTCGATGAACCACCATTATGGG ATGGACTTCAAAGAGTTGATAATAGATCGCTGCATGTGTTCTCGCAAGATTTGGTGTTGa
- the LOC133526690 gene encoding uncharacterized protein LOC133526690 isoform X1, which yields MADPEAYSPTILDYLNEDCWRAVLEYVPIRDIICTERASRRWQRAMLAYLRDVRIGIGSWMFRFSKEFTFRRIMRWEIPEHSFKKWTHKLGTSVVAIYCVSQEMLQIISGNCPHVEVLIIYDPEEKMLLKNQIKNLDRLRKLSFQKCYSVSDQCISEFIGSKALEELTIGCNDEVTGQCLINIKSRKLKSLTLSTCRSLQYHHLEKACHRFKELTKLELDDLPIQLYEHIPSLLDNLPKLEVLSIIEFELDFIDLDKNYYNSICKLSSLKYLCLHVPNITNEDLDKVTRCCKELRSLDIKVYSFSDLDARCLTTICLNAGARLTTLRFTNCDNLTDDELLRCIYTCPNLTLLDISACCLLTQNFLGQAAAARREMRSHNPLRLFVDNTSMNHHYGVYCCFNYGLQRVDNRSLHVFSQDLVLIHF from the exons ATGGCAGATCCAGAGGCATATTCGCCAACAATACTAGACTATTTAAACGAGGACTGTTGGCGTGCTGTGCTTGAGTATGTGCCTATAAGAGACATCATATGCACGGAGCGCGCTAGTCGCCGCTGGCAAAGAGCGATGCTGGCATACTTGCGAG ACGTACGAATTGGTATAGGAAGCTGGATGTTCCGATTCAGCAAGGAGTTTACCTTCCGTAGAATAATGCGGTGGGAAATTCCTGAACATTCATTTAAGAAATGGACCCACAAACTAGGCACATCAGTGGTGGCCATTTACTGCGTTTCGCAGGAGATGTTACAAATCATCAGTGGAAACTGTCCACATGTAGAAGTTCTTATA ATTTACGATCCAGAAGAAAAAATGTTactaaaaaatcaaattaaaaacttagATCGCCTGCGGAAGCTTTCCTTCCAAAAATGTTATTCT GTCTCGGACCAATGTATCAGTGAATTTATTGGCAGCAAAGCCTTAGAAGAATTAACAATTGGCTGCAATGACGAAGTGACTGGTCAATGTTTGATTAATATAAAGTCGAGGAAGCTAAAATCCCTTACATTATCCACTTGTCGATCTTTACAGTACCATCACTTGGAAAAAGCCTGCCACCGTTTCAAAGAGCTGACAAAACTCGAGCTTGACGATCTTCCCATTCAATTATACGAACACATACCTTCGCTCTTAGACAATTTGCCAAAATTAGAAGTTTTGAGTATAATTGAGTTTGAGTTGGATTTTATTGATCTTGACAAGAATTATTATAATTCTATTTGTAAACTTAGCAGCTTAAAGTATTTGTGTCTACATGTGCCGAATATTACGAACGAAGACTTGGATAAAGTGACACGGTGCTGCAAGGAACTACGATCATTGGATATTAAGGTTTATTCCTTTAGTGACTTAG ATGCTCGATGTTTGACGACAATCTGCCTAAACGCCGGAGCGCGCCTGACTACACTACGCTTCACAAACTGTGACAACTTGACCGATGACGAATTACTACGCTGTATTTACACATGTCCTAATCTCACG TTACTAGACATCAGCGCATGCTGCCTACTTACGCAGAACTTTTTGGGGCAAGCAGCGGCCGCGCGACGTGAGATGCGTTCGCATAATCCCCTACGTCTTTTTGTGGACAATACTTCGATGAACCACCATTATGGGGTATACTGctgttttaatt ATGGACTTCAAAGAGTTGATAATAGATCGCTGCATGTGTTCTCGCAAGATTTGGTGTTGattcatttttaa
- the LOC133526682 gene encoding carboxypeptidase B1-like isoform X1, protein MIPKPLDIEKPPEFDAADAGASGHCQEPVLSVAMESWTVLVVLLAASGVLGTPFINKLAPEQEFPAKNTVRQPSNIDASTDQPEPSASELTSTLTDAESSIVGIDEETPIKPETEPAAPEPHIKPDSVNPIEEKSDSDDSANEVSIKSDLENSVVTEPAQTGPQEPEAAPTETDPVDPIIEEEPGVLIPKIGDLSKNEVKVDYSGAQVWKISTNRTGVRAVITRLRRRNLVSTWGGDHSSADILVRHDAIENVTRIFKRENISYDVIIEDLQKRIDEENPPLSPEEMELHDRRGHRMTWKQYHRLEDIHGFMEYLAKTYPTLISTKSIGKSHEGRDLKVLRISDGKTTNKAVFIDGGIHAREWISPATVTYFINQFAENFDEESDDIKNTDWYFLPVVNPDGYEYTHTTDRLWRKNRKPSNLARVCSGTDLNRNFGYRWGGKGASSNPCSETFRGRTAFSEPESKALADFIKSSGANFSAYLTYHSYGQYLLYPWGYDNVVPPDYKDLDEVGKTIAKAIEETRGSKYSVGSSSGLLYPASGGSDDWAKAQGIKYSYTIELSDTGRYGFILPTSYIDPVAKESLAGLRALMKIIHHG, encoded by the exons ATGATCCCGAAACCACTTGATATTGAAAAGCCTCCTGAGTTCGATGCCGCGGACGCCGGCGCAAGCGGTCACTGCCAAGAGCCAGTATTGTCAGTAGCCATGGAGTCGTGGACCGTGCTGGTTGTGCTCTTGGCAGCCTCTGGGGTGCTGGGCACTCCGTTTATCAACAAACTTGCTCCGGAACAAG AATTCCCGGCTAAAAACACTGTTCGCCAGCCATCTAACATAGATGCTTCAACTGATCAACCCGAACCATCTGCATCAGAATTAACAAGCACCCTAACTGACGCTGAAAGCTCCATAGTTGGCATAGATGAAGAAACACCGATAAAACCTGAAACTGAACCTGCAGCACCAGAACCACATATTAAACCGGATTCTGTAAACCCCATAGAAGAAAAATCTGACTCAGATGACTCTGCTAATGAAGTTTCTATCAAATCTGATTTAGAAAACTCAGTCGTAACTGAACCTGCACAAACAGGGCCTCAAGAACCTGAAGCTGCACCCACAGAAACAGACCCCGTAGATCCGATTATAGAAGAAGAACCAGGTGTTTTAATACCCAAGATAGGTGATCTTTCAAAAAATGAGGTGAAAGTTGACTATTCCGGAGCTCAGGTGTGGAAAATCAGCACAAACAGGACTGGAGTTCGTGCAGTTATAACGAGACTGAGACGTAGAAACC TTGTCTCGACATGGGGAGGTGATCACTCGTCCGCCGACATACTTGTTAGGCACGACGCTATAGAAAACGTGACGAGGATTTTCAAGCGGGAAAACATTTCGTATGACGTCATCATTGAGGATTTACAGAAGAGAATCGATGAAGAAAACCCGCCTCTTAGCCCTGAGGAGATGGAACTTCATGATAGAAGAG GACATCGCATGACCTGGAAACAGTATCACAGGCTGGAGGATATACACGGATTTATGGAATATCTAGCAAAAACGTATCCGACTCTTATTAGTACGAAGTCAATCGGAAAATCGCATGAAGGTCGCGATTTGAAG GTTTTGAGAATATCCGATGGCAAGACAACAAACAAAGCGGTGTTCATCGACGGAGGCATCCACGCCCGGGAGTGGATCAGTCCAGCGACCGTTACCTACTTTATCAACCAATTCGCGGAGAACTTCGACGAGGAGTCCGACGACATCAAAAATACGGactg GTATTTCTTGCCCGTGGTGAACCCTGATGGCTATGAGTATACGCACACAACTGACCGGCTATGGCGAAAAAACAGGAAACCGAGCAACCTGGCCAGAGTGTGCTCGGGGACAGATCTCAACAGGAACTTCGG ATACCGATGGGGAGGCAAAGGCGCTTCCAGTAATCCTTGCAGCGAAACCTTCCGTGGCAGAACCGCATTCTCTGAACCGGAATCTAAGGCTCTCGCT GATTTCATTAAAAGCAGTGGTGCCAACTTCTCAGCATACCTGACATACCACAGCTACGGTCAATACTTGCTGTACCCCTGGGGCTATGACAATGTGGTGCCACCAGACTACAAGGACCTTGATGAAGTTGGCAAGACCATTGCTAAG GCTATTGAAGAAACCCGTGGCTCCAAATACTCTGTAGGATCATCCAGTGGTCTCCTGTACCCAGCCTCTGGGGGCTCAGATGACTGGGCTAAGGCTCAGGGCATTAAGTACAGTTACACTATTGAACTGAGTGACACAGGACGCTACGGCTTCATCCTGCCCACATCTTACATAGATCCCGTGGCAAAGGAGTCTTTGGCAGGACTTCGGGCACTCATGAAGATCATTCATCATGGTTAA